In the genome of Rhodoplanes sp. Z2-YC6860, one region contains:
- a CDS encoding XdhC family protein codes for MQLDILRTLNEERAARRAVVVVTNQDSGAQRLVRSADVRNDPLKDVLEKHLRSAKSGIEETPEGKVFLTVHVPSPKLVITGAVHISQTLAPIGQLLGYDVTIVDPRTAFATIERFPDVKVIAEWPDVALPPLGIDHYTAFVALTHDPKIDDPGLDVALKSDCFYIGALGSRKTHARRVERLKAERGFTDNDIGRIHSPIGLDIDAVSPAEIAVAIIGEITQALRQEVS; via the coding sequence ATGCAACTCGATATTCTGAGAACACTGAACGAGGAGCGCGCCGCTCGGCGCGCCGTCGTGGTCGTCACCAATCAGGACAGCGGCGCGCAGCGGCTGGTCAGGTCCGCGGATGTGCGCAACGATCCGCTGAAGGACGTTCTGGAAAAGCATCTGCGCTCGGCGAAGAGCGGCATCGAGGAGACACCTGAAGGCAAGGTGTTCCTGACCGTCCACGTGCCGTCGCCGAAGCTTGTCATCACCGGCGCAGTGCACATCAGCCAGACGCTGGCGCCGATAGGGCAGTTGCTCGGATACGACGTGACCATCGTCGATCCGCGCACCGCGTTCGCCACCATCGAGCGCTTCCCCGACGTCAAAGTGATTGCCGAATGGCCGGACGTGGCACTGCCGCCGCTCGGCATTGACCACTACACGGCGTTCGTCGCGCTGACGCATGACCCGAAGATCGACGATCCGGGTCTCGATGTGGCGCTGAAAAGCGATTGCTTCTATATCGGCGCGCTCGGTTCGCGGAAAACCCACGCGCGGCGGGTCGAGCGGCTGAAGGCCGAGCGCGGCTTCACCGACAACGACATCGGCCGTATCCATTCGCCGATCGGTCTCGACATCGACGCGGTGTCGCCGGCCGAGATCGCCGTCGCGATCATTGGCGAAATCACCCAGGCGCTTCGCCAGGAAGTGTCATGA
- a CDS encoding vWA domain-containing protein has translation MSDTEGRLAENILYFARALRAAGIPLGPGSVLDALAAVRAAGVGGKEDFYWTLHAVFVKRHEHSVLFDQAFKIFFRKRGYLERLMAMMSPEMTGAPAQAEQPQASQRVLDALFSGADKVEREKQEVELDARFTVSDREVLERKDFAQMTAAEIAAAKDAIKRMTLGFDDVKTRRLTPHPHGHRVDLRRTLRSSMKAGGAVIDLKYRGPKTKTPPIVALLDISGSMSQYTRLFLHFLHAVTDARKRVHTFLFGTRLTNVSRALRERDPDEALAACSQTVFDWSGGTRIATSLGAFNKQWSRRVLTQGAVVLLFTDGLERDPDERLGFEIDRLHRSCRRLIWLNPLLRFSGFEAKARGIRVMLPHVDELRPIHNLESMTDLCRALSEHGSHVDPKTWLSKVA, from the coding sequence ATGTCCGACACCGAGGGCCGTCTCGCCGAAAACATCCTCTATTTCGCGCGCGCGTTGCGCGCGGCTGGAATCCCGCTGGGCCCGGGCTCGGTGCTCGATGCGCTCGCGGCGGTGCGGGCGGCCGGCGTCGGCGGCAAGGAGGATTTCTACTGGACCCTGCACGCGGTGTTCGTGAAACGCCACGAGCATTCGGTTCTGTTCGACCAGGCGTTCAAGATTTTCTTCCGCAAGCGCGGCTATCTGGAGCGGCTGATGGCGATGATGTCGCCGGAGATGACCGGCGCGCCGGCTCAAGCCGAGCAGCCGCAGGCCTCGCAGCGCGTGCTCGACGCGCTGTTCTCGGGCGCCGACAAGGTCGAGCGCGAGAAGCAGGAGGTCGAGCTGGACGCGCGGTTCACGGTGTCCGACCGGGAGGTCCTGGAGCGCAAAGACTTCGCCCAGATGACCGCTGCCGAGATCGCGGCCGCCAAGGACGCAATCAAGCGCATGACGCTGGGTTTCGATGACGTCAAGACGCGCCGCCTCACGCCGCATCCGCACGGCCATCGGGTCGACCTTCGCCGGACGCTGCGCTCCAGCATGAAGGCCGGCGGCGCGGTGATCGATCTGAAGTATCGCGGGCCGAAGACCAAGACACCGCCGATCGTGGCGCTGCTCGATATTTCCGGCTCGATGAGCCAGTACACGCGGCTGTTCCTGCATTTCCTGCACGCCGTCACGGACGCACGCAAACGCGTGCACACATTCCTGTTCGGCACCCGGCTGACCAACGTCTCGCGTGCACTCCGGGAGCGCGACCCCGACGAGGCGCTCGCGGCCTGCTCGCAGACCGTGTTCGACTGGTCCGGCGGCACGCGGATCGCGACCTCGCTCGGGGCCTTCAACAAGCAATGGTCGCGGCGGGTGCTGACCCAGGGCGCGGTGGTGCTGCTCTTCACCGACGGGCTCGAGCGCGACCCTGACGAGCGGCTGGGCTTCGAGATCGACCGGCTGCACCGCTCCTGCCGCCGGCTGATCTGGCTCAATCCGCTGCTGCGGTTTTCCGGCTTCGAGGCCAAGGCCCGCGGCATCCGGGTCATGCTGCCGCACGTTGACGAACTGCGGCCCATTCACAATCTAGAGTCCATGACCGATTTGTGCCGGGCGCTGTCGGAGCATGGCAGTCATGTCGACCCGAAAACGTGGCTGTCGAAGGTTGCGTAG
- a CDS encoding AAA family ATPase has protein sequence MTSKTKPVPESIDATLKLLAGANYLADRSLSTVLFLALKMGRPIFLEGEAGVGKTEIAKVLSETLGRRLIRLQCYEGLDVASAVYEWNYAAQMIAIRAAEAEGEADRERIQSDVFSERFLIKRPLLQALEPDPAGAPVLLIDELDRSDEAFEAFLLEVLADYQVTIPELGTVKSAHPPIVIITSNRTREIHDALKRRCLYHWVGYPSATRELEIVRTKVPGVGKKLSEQVVGFVQALRKQDLFKSPGVAETLDWATALTELDAVALDPATVSDTLGVLLKYQDDIAKLEGGKVKELLDQVQAELRAAE, from the coding sequence ATGACCTCCAAGACAAAGCCCGTTCCTGAATCCATCGACGCCACCCTCAAGCTGCTCGCTGGCGCCAATTATCTTGCTGACCGGTCGCTCTCGACCGTGCTGTTTTTGGCGCTGAAGATGGGCCGGCCGATCTTTCTCGAAGGCGAGGCCGGCGTCGGCAAGACCGAAATCGCCAAGGTCCTGTCCGAGACCCTGGGGCGACGGCTGATCCGCTTGCAGTGCTACGAGGGGCTCGACGTCGCCTCCGCCGTCTATGAGTGGAACTACGCCGCGCAGATGATTGCGATTCGTGCCGCCGAAGCCGAAGGCGAGGCCGATCGCGAGCGCATCCAGAGCGACGTTTTCTCCGAGCGTTTCCTGATCAAGCGTCCGCTCCTGCAGGCGTTGGAGCCGGACCCGGCTGGCGCGCCGGTGCTCCTGATCGACGAGCTTGATCGCAGCGACGAGGCCTTCGAGGCGTTCCTGCTCGAAGTGCTGGCCGATTATCAGGTCACCATCCCGGAGCTCGGCACCGTGAAGTCCGCGCATCCGCCGATCGTGATCATCACCTCCAACCGCACGCGTGAAATTCACGACGCGCTGAAGCGCCGCTGTCTTTATCATTGGGTCGGCTATCCGTCGGCGACGCGCGAGCTCGAGATCGTGCGGACGAAGGTGCCGGGCGTCGGCAAGAAACTCTCCGAGCAGGTGGTGGGCTTCGTGCAGGCGCTGCGCAAGCAGGACCTGTTCAAGTCGCCCGGCGTCGCCGAGACGCTCGACTGGGCGACCGCACTCACCGAGCTTGATGCCGTCGCGCTCGATCCCGCCACGGTGTCCGACACGCTCGGCGTGCTGCTGAAGTATCAGGACGACATCGCGAAGCTCGAGGGCGGCAAGGTCAAGGAGCTGCTCGATCAGGTCCAGGCGGAGCTGCGCGCGGCGGAGTAG
- a CDS encoding XdhC family protein: MLARDEDILKAAEDWKKAGRGVALATVVETWGSAPRPVGSNLVIDEEGNFLGSVSGGCVEGAVVTEAMDVIESGKPRTLEFGVADETAWKVGLSCGGKIKVFVEKVE, translated from the coding sequence ATGCTGGCAAGAGACGAGGACATCCTCAAAGCCGCCGAGGACTGGAAGAAGGCAGGGCGCGGCGTGGCGCTCGCCACGGTCGTGGAGACCTGGGGCTCGGCGCCCCGTCCGGTCGGCTCCAACCTCGTGATCGATGAGGAGGGCAACTTCCTGGGGTCGGTGTCGGGCGGTTGCGTCGAGGGCGCGGTGGTGACCGAGGCCATGGACGTGATCGAAAGCGGCAAGCCGCGAACGCTCGAATTCGGCGTCGCCGATGAGACCGCCTGGAAGGTCGGGCTGTCCTGCGGCGGCAAGATCAAGGTGTTCGTCGAAAAGGTGGAATAG